In Marivivens aquimaris, one genomic interval encodes:
- a CDS encoding acyl-CoA synthetase, with protein sequence MTYATIADRDAITAEKLWNERNQPKTTYELITRTAGQFGSRPAITFQLFSDPDAKAETLSWTELREQTIQTANLLRSLGVGENDKVAYLLPNATETVLTYIGGQIAGVVSPINPLLEPDHIAGILRETGAKVLVTLKAFPKTDIAQKAAEAIAKAPNVEHVIEVDLVRYLTGVKKLIVPFIRPKVAAKHNAKVHDFQKAIKAQPKELTFKDGGVDRVAALFHTGGTTGLPKIAQHRYSGIVYNAWLGARLLFKEDDVQICPLPLFHVFAAVVSLGASLGSGAHVVFPTPAGYRGDGVFDNFWKLVERYRVTFMIAVPTAISALMQRPVNADISSLKLAFCGSSPLPVELYKRFEEAAKITICEGYGLTEATCLVSINPPDGEKKIGSIGFPFPYTDVKIFDMHSHEECPVDTIGEICVSNPGVSMGDTYTEGAKNKDLYYPGWLGEHQYLRTGDLGRFDEDGYLWITGRAKDLIIRSGHNIDPAEIEEALAGHEAVAFVGAIGQPDSYAGELPCAYVELVSGASVTPEELIAYAKSHIHERAAHPKYIEILDELPKTAVGKTFKPALRKLAITRVYNEALASAGLNAKVTEVIEDKKRGLVAKLVKTGEVDEAAVQQCLGSHTNPWDWT encoded by the coding sequence ATGACCTATGCCACAATCGCGGACCGCGATGCGATCACGGCTGAAAAGCTTTGGAACGAAAGAAATCAGCCGAAAACGACGTACGAGCTGATCACCCGCACCGCTGGCCAGTTCGGCTCGCGCCCCGCGATTACCTTCCAGCTGTTTTCCGATCCGGATGCGAAGGCGGAGACGCTGTCCTGGACCGAACTGCGCGAGCAGACCATCCAGACTGCGAACCTTCTGCGCTCGCTCGGCGTGGGCGAGAATGACAAGGTCGCCTATCTGCTCCCGAACGCGACAGAGACCGTGCTGACCTACATCGGCGGCCAGATCGCGGGCGTCGTCAGCCCGATCAACCCGCTGCTGGAGCCTGACCACATTGCGGGCATCCTGCGCGAAACGGGCGCGAAGGTACTGGTGACGCTCAAGGCGTTCCCGAAAACCGATATCGCCCAGAAAGCAGCCGAGGCTATCGCGAAGGCGCCGAACGTCGAGCATGTGATCGAGGTCGACCTCGTGCGCTACCTCACGGGCGTCAAGAAGCTGATCGTGCCGTTCATCCGCCCGAAGGTGGCAGCCAAGCACAACGCAAAGGTCCACGATTTCCAGAAGGCGATCAAAGCGCAGCCCAAAGAACTGACGTTCAAAGACGGCGGTGTCGACCGCGTCGCAGCGCTGTTCCACACCGGCGGCACCACCGGCCTGCCGAAGATCGCGCAGCACCGCTATTCGGGCATCGTCTACAACGCATGGCTCGGCGCGCGCCTTCTGTTCAAAGAAGACGACGTGCAGATCTGTCCGTTGCCGCTGTTCCACGTCTTTGCAGCTGTCGTATCGCTCGGCGCATCGCTGGGGTCTGGCGCGCACGTCGTGTTCCCAACGCCCGCCGGCTACCGCGGCGATGGTGTTTTCGACAACTTCTGGAAGCTGGTCGAGCGCTACCGAGTGACCTTTATGATCGCTGTTCCGACTGCGATCTCCGCGCTGATGCAGCGTCCGGTGAACGCCGATATCTCCTCGCTGAAACTGGCGTTCTGCGGCTCCTCGCCGCTGCCCGTGGAGCTCTATAAACGCTTCGAAGAGGCCGCGAAGATCACCATTTGCGAAGGTTATGGCCTCACCGAAGCGACCTGCCTTGTGTCGATCAACCCACCGGACGGCGAGAAGAAGATCGGCTCGATCGGTTTCCCGTTCCCTTATACCGACGTCAAAATTTTCGACATGCACAGCCACGAAGAATGCCCCGTGGACACCATCGGCGAGATCTGCGTCTCGAACCCCGGTGTGTCGATGGGTGACACCTATACCGAGGGTGCGAAGAACAAAGACCTCTACTACCCCGGTTGGCTCGGCGAGCATCAATATCTACGCACCGGTGACCTCGGCCGTTTTGACGAGGACGGGTACCTCTGGATCACGGGCCGCGCGAAGGACCTTATCATCCGCTCGGGTCACAACATCGATCCGGCAGAAATCGAAGAAGCCCTTGCAGGCCACGAAGCCGTTGCTTTCGTCGGCGCCATCGGCCAGCCGGACAGCTATGCGGGCGAGCTGCCCTGCGCTTACGTCGAACTGGTGTCGGGCGCGAGCGTGACGCCGGAAGAGCTCATTGCTTACGCCAAGTCGCATATCCACGAACGTGCGGCGCATCCTAAATATATCGAGATCCTCGATGAACTGCCGAAAACGGCGGTCGGCAAGACCTTCAAGCCCGCGCTCCGCAAGCTTGCGATCACGCGTGTGTATAACGAAGCGCTGGCGTCAGCCGGTCTGAATGCTAAAGTGACCGAAGTGATTGAAGACAAAAAACGCGGTCTGGTGGCCAAGCTGGTCAAAACCGGCGAAGTCGATGAAGCAGCGGTCCAGCAGTGTCTCGGGTCTCATACCAACCCGTGGGATTGGACATAA